In one Vulgatibacter incomptus genomic region, the following are encoded:
- a CDS encoding isochorismatase family protein: protein MFDRDRPYEPLTSENAGLVLVDHQLGLMTGVRDMFPSDLKHNVVGLAKAARVLKLPIVVTTTARDTLWGPTFPELVEALPGTEILDRGSVNIFDDERTAQAIEAMGRTKLIFAGLSVEVCAAFPALTAISNGLDAYVAVDACGTYSDTKRQLGIARLMQAGVIVSDYATLMMEVMKDNTRPEAADVYDAIDMDWAKLVGQLAHAFGK, encoded by the coding sequence GTGTTCGATCGGGATCGCCCTTATGAGCCTCTGACCTCCGAGAACGCCGGGCTCGTCCTCGTCGATCACCAGCTCGGCCTCATGACGGGCGTGCGCGACATGTTCCCCAGCGATCTGAAGCACAACGTCGTCGGTCTCGCAAAAGCGGCCAGGGTGCTCAAGCTGCCGATCGTCGTCACCACGACGGCGCGCGATACCTTGTGGGGGCCAACGTTCCCGGAGTTGGTCGAAGCGCTGCCTGGAACGGAGATCCTCGACCGGGGCTCGGTCAACATCTTCGACGACGAGCGAACGGCGCAGGCGATCGAGGCGATGGGTCGCACGAAGCTGATCTTCGCCGGCCTCTCGGTCGAGGTATGCGCCGCCTTCCCGGCGCTCACGGCGATCAGCAACGGTCTCGATGCCTACGTCGCCGTCGACGCCTGCGGGACTTACAGCGACACCAAGCGCCAGCTCGGGATTGCGCGATTGATGCAGGCAGGGGTGATCGTCTCCGATTACGCGACCTTGATGATGGAGGTCATGAAGGACAACACCCGGCCCGAAGCCGCTGATGTCTACGATGCGATCGACATGGACTGGGCCAAGCTCGTCGGGCAACTCGCGCACGCCTTCGGGAAGTGA
- a CDS encoding M14 family zinc carboxypeptidase yields MRTPYELGNGNQTTTWAECIRFFEVLAQAHPGVLRFEAVGTTDVGLPLHVGVVSSDGVFDREAIKRAGRTVFFLDNGIHPGEPEGIDATMMLVRDLCAEPARLDALGSTVLVFMPIYNVDGALNRNDSSRVNQLGPELFGFRGNARHLDLNRDFVKCDSANARTFNQLFASWDPDVFVDTHTSNGADYQHTMTLIATQPDKLGGALGSFLRERMLPHLYEEMAGRGFPMCPYINTRKEIPDDGIEDFLDTPRFSTGWAALHQTIGFMPETHMLKPFGERLRSMRALIETALDFTVANGPEIMRLRAETRATDRSRRTWPLRWRLDESRSRTFRLKGYEARWEASRLGTYQRLRYDRNAPFEKEIPWFDRFVPADEVDAPAGYAIPQAWREVVERLRLNGVELRRIVVPTRLEVEAYRVRSFRTRPTPFEGRHLHEELELDRDAFAWEAQPGDWIVPLDQDRARYVVETLEPLAHDSFFRWGFFDAVLNRKERFSDYVFEDEAERLLEVEPGLRERFDAWKRENPSLLSSAESVLGFLFDACQRYREPEYLRVPVFRLLDLG; encoded by the coding sequence GTGCGGACACCCTACGAGCTCGGAAACGGGAACCAGACAACCACTTGGGCGGAGTGCATCCGGTTTTTCGAGGTGCTCGCCCAGGCCCATCCCGGCGTGTTGCGCTTCGAGGCGGTGGGGACCACGGACGTAGGGCTACCGCTCCACGTGGGCGTGGTCTCGTCGGACGGGGTCTTCGACCGCGAAGCGATCAAGCGGGCCGGTCGTACGGTCTTCTTCCTCGACAACGGGATCCATCCCGGGGAGCCGGAGGGGATCGACGCGACGATGATGCTGGTGCGTGACCTCTGCGCCGAGCCGGCGCGACTCGACGCGCTGGGAAGCACGGTGCTGGTCTTCATGCCGATCTACAACGTGGATGGCGCGCTGAACCGCAACGACTCCAGCCGCGTGAACCAGCTCGGCCCAGAGCTCTTCGGCTTCCGGGGGAACGCCCGCCACCTCGACCTCAACCGCGATTTCGTGAAGTGCGACAGCGCCAACGCGCGGACGTTCAACCAGCTCTTCGCCTCCTGGGATCCGGACGTTTTCGTGGATACGCACACGTCCAACGGCGCGGACTATCAGCACACGATGACGCTGATCGCGACCCAGCCGGACAAGCTCGGAGGCGCTCTCGGGAGCTTCCTGCGCGAGCGGATGCTGCCGCACCTGTACGAGGAGATGGCGGGGCGCGGCTTTCCCATGTGCCCGTACATCAACACGCGAAAGGAGATTCCGGACGACGGCATCGAGGACTTCCTCGACACGCCACGGTTCTCCACCGGCTGGGCGGCGCTGCACCAGACAATCGGCTTCATGCCCGAGACGCATATGCTCAAGCCCTTCGGCGAGCGCCTCCGGAGCATGAGGGCGCTCATCGAGACGGCCCTCGACTTCACCGTGGCGAACGGGCCGGAGATCATGCGGCTTCGCGCCGAGACCCGCGCGACGGATCGCAGCCGGCGCACGTGGCCCTTGCGATGGCGGCTCGACGAGTCGCGCTCCAGGACCTTCCGCCTGAAGGGCTACGAGGCGCGCTGGGAGGCGAGCCGTCTCGGGACCTACCAGCGGCTCCGCTACGACAGGAACGCGCCCTTCGAAAAGGAGATCCCCTGGTTCGATCGATTCGTGCCGGCGGATGAAGTGGATGCGCCGGCCGGGTACGCGATCCCGCAGGCGTGGCGCGAAGTGGTGGAGCGGCTGCGGCTGAACGGCGTGGAGCTGCGGAGGATCGTGGTGCCGACGCGCCTCGAGGTGGAGGCGTATCGCGTTCGCTCGTTCCGCACCCGACCGACGCCGTTCGAGGGACGCCACCTCCACGAGGAGCTGGAGCTCGATCGGGACGCCTTCGCCTGGGAGGCGCAGCCGGGCGATTGGATCGTCCCGCTCGACCAGGATCGCGCCCGCTACGTCGTCGAGACGCTCGAGCCCCTCGCCCACGACAGCTTCTTCCGCTGGGGCTTCTTCGACGCCGTGCTCAACCGCAAGGAGCGCTTCAGCGATTACGTCTTCGAGGACGAGGCGGAGCGGCTCCTCGAGGTGGAGCCGGGGCTGCGGGAGCGCTTCGACGCATGGAAGCGTGAGAATCCGTCCCTGCTCTCGAGCGCCGAGAGCGTCCTCGGCTTCCTCTTCGACGCGTGCCAGCGCTACCGTGAGCCGGAATACCTGCGCGTTCCCGTCTTCCGCCTGCTCGATCTCGGGTAG
- the aqpZ gene encoding aquaporin Z: MSDLSKKTVVEALGTFWLVLCGVGTAVLSAKFPQTGVGILGVSFAFGLSLLTMAYAIGGISGCHINPAVTVGLWAAGKFPGKDVLPYVVAQVAGAIAAAAIVFLIANGQPGFSVHAGFGTNGFGAHSPGGYSFISGLIAEVVFTAMFVAVIIGSTSKIAPARLAPLAIGLALFLANLAVIPVTNASINPARSTGPAVIAGGAALGQLWLFWLAPLVGGLIAGGVYSLVRSKARAEKRVVAGPREPRHV, encoded by the coding sequence ATGAGCGATCTGTCCAAGAAGACTGTGGTGGAGGCTCTGGGGACGTTCTGGCTGGTGCTGTGCGGCGTCGGGACCGCCGTGCTCTCGGCGAAGTTTCCGCAGACGGGCGTTGGCATCCTGGGCGTGTCGTTCGCGTTCGGCCTCAGCCTGCTCACGATGGCGTATGCGATCGGCGGCATCTCCGGCTGCCACATCAACCCGGCCGTGACGGTCGGCCTCTGGGCGGCCGGCAAGTTCCCGGGCAAGGACGTGCTCCCCTACGTGGTCGCGCAGGTCGCCGGAGCGATCGCTGCTGCCGCAATCGTCTTCCTCATCGCCAACGGGCAGCCGGGGTTCTCGGTCCACGCAGGCTTCGGGACCAACGGCTTCGGCGCCCACTCGCCGGGCGGATATTCGTTCATCTCGGGGCTGATTGCGGAGGTCGTCTTCACCGCGATGTTCGTCGCCGTCATCATCGGGAGCACCAGCAAGATCGCGCCGGCGCGCTTGGCCCCGCTCGCCATCGGCCTCGCGCTCTTCCTCGCGAATCTCGCAGTAATCCCCGTCACCAACGCCTCGATCAACCCTGCGCGCTCTACGGGCCCCGCGGTGATCGCGGGCGGCGCGGCCCTCGGGCAGCTCTGGCTCTTCTGGCTCGCGCCGCTGGTCGGCGGGCTCATCGCGGGCGGCGTATACTCGCTGGTGCGCTCCAAGGCGCGAGCGGAGAAGAGGGTCGTGGCGGGCCCGCGCGAGCCGCGACACGTCTGA
- a CDS encoding patatin-like phospholipase family protein, with amino-acid sequence MSRYADPNLECDLVMKGGITSGVIYPLAICRLAERYRLRSIGGASAGAIAAAAAAAAECGRQRHLERVREAASQGLSEPILPAGSSFEGLEALPAKMGAPRSSVGLSQLQSLFQPTEAGKPVFDLALAMLGRTSRISKGLGILRAVGDVAPATFVLALLLTALLVWIGTRADHLLAWFGVAIAVVTLLALLGAVAAFVFALRANRALGPENGYGLCPGFNVDERSDTPGLTRWLADLFDELAGQTPGGAPLSMGDLEAQGIDFLAMTASVTHGRPYRLPFEKGADWFFRRGDFERLFPKRVVDFMVERALKQLDVPKRKKLRRLFDQANEGAETPDYFPFPGDADLPLVVAARMSLSFPVLVQAVPLYAVDWTLSSNRKSDGVRFERCWFSDGGLCSNLPLHFFDALLPTRPTFALDLREAHEDHPVRVPPFGLGQSERNNVWLPTSNGAGAAERWNRFEGGAVPAARFLWALLDTAQSWNDQLTSKYPGYRDRVVHIFHTEEEGGLNLDMPAVVIERLAARGAAAGEVLRDKFDPATGRRGWDNHFWVRYRVLLATLTQEATAFAQLDDGANEALKGLLAEPPSYRLTSSQRKAVNQINKHLVELAAALGSGPSLAHRAPKPRAQLKTRPMSG; translated from the coding sequence ATGAGCCGGTACGCCGATCCGAACCTCGAATGCGATCTGGTGATGAAGGGCGGGATCACCTCCGGCGTCATCTACCCGCTCGCCATCTGCAGGCTCGCCGAGCGCTACCGTCTCCGCAGCATCGGCGGAGCATCGGCGGGCGCCATCGCGGCGGCTGCTGCGGCGGCCGCGGAGTGCGGGCGGCAGCGCCACCTCGAGCGGGTGCGAGAGGCCGCGAGCCAAGGCCTTTCCGAGCCCATTCTTCCCGCTGGTTCGTCGTTCGAAGGCCTGGAGGCTCTGCCGGCCAAGATGGGAGCGCCGAGATCATCGGTCGGCCTCTCGCAGTTGCAATCCCTCTTTCAGCCGACGGAAGCGGGAAAGCCGGTCTTCGATCTGGCGCTTGCCATGCTCGGTCGAACGTCTCGGATTTCCAAGGGCCTCGGGATATTGCGGGCCGTAGGCGACGTCGCGCCCGCGACGTTCGTCTTGGCGCTCCTGCTGACGGCGCTCCTCGTCTGGATCGGGACCCGTGCCGATCACCTGCTCGCATGGTTTGGCGTGGCCATCGCCGTCGTGACGCTCCTGGCCTTGCTCGGGGCCGTCGCTGCCTTCGTCTTCGCGTTGCGCGCCAACCGGGCGCTCGGGCCGGAGAACGGGTACGGCCTCTGTCCCGGCTTCAACGTGGACGAACGAAGCGACACGCCCGGCCTGACTCGATGGCTCGCCGATCTCTTCGACGAGCTCGCGGGGCAGACGCCGGGCGGCGCGCCCCTCTCCATGGGGGACCTCGAAGCGCAAGGGATCGACTTCCTTGCGATGACGGCCAGCGTCACCCACGGGCGTCCCTACCGGCTCCCGTTCGAAAAGGGCGCCGACTGGTTCTTCCGCCGTGGCGACTTCGAGCGGCTGTTCCCCAAGCGCGTCGTGGACTTCATGGTCGAGCGGGCGCTGAAGCAGCTCGACGTGCCGAAGCGAAAGAAGCTGCGGCGGCTCTTCGACCAGGCAAACGAGGGAGCCGAGACGCCCGACTACTTCCCCTTTCCTGGGGATGCGGACCTTCCGCTCGTCGTCGCCGCCCGCATGTCGCTGAGCTTTCCCGTCCTCGTCCAGGCGGTGCCGCTCTATGCGGTCGACTGGACCTTGAGCTCGAATCGCAAGAGCGACGGAGTCCGATTCGAGAGGTGCTGGTTCTCCGACGGCGGCCTCTGCTCGAACCTGCCGCTCCATTTCTTCGACGCGCTGCTGCCGACGCGGCCGACCTTCGCGCTCGATCTGCGCGAAGCGCACGAGGACCATCCCGTGCGCGTGCCGCCGTTCGGCCTGGGGCAGTCGGAGCGAAACAACGTATGGCTGCCGACCAGCAATGGAGCAGGCGCAGCCGAGCGCTGGAACCGCTTCGAGGGAGGAGCCGTTCCGGCGGCGCGCTTCCTTTGGGCGCTCCTCGACACGGCACAGAGCTGGAACGATCAGCTGACCTCCAAGTACCCAGGGTATCGGGATCGTGTCGTTCACATCTTCCACACGGAGGAGGAGGGCGGGCTCAACCTCGACATGCCTGCGGTGGTCATCGAGCGGCTGGCTGCGCGGGGCGCAGCGGCCGGCGAAGTGCTGCGCGACAAGTTCGATCCTGCTACGGGACGCCGCGGGTGGGACAACCACTTCTGGGTGCGGTACCGGGTGCTCCTCGCCACCCTCACGCAAGAGGCTACCGCTTTCGCGCAGCTGGACGATGGAGCGAATGAAGCCCTGAAGGGGCTGCTCGCCGAGCCGCCAAGCTACCGGCTCACCTCTTCGCAGCGAAAAGCCGTGAACCAGATCAACAAACATCTCGTCGAACTGGCCGCCGCACTGGGCTCGGGCCCTTCCCTGGCCCATCGGGCGCCGAAGCCACGGGCGCAGCTCAAGACGCGCCCGATGAGCGGATAG
- a CDS encoding alpha/beta hydrolase family protein: MAPPLLSMSSLVANRLLLWKLTRMRTRFFGNDRRRRSWPHGSRLSRAATAGASICLLLALLVSGCVAGQRSVRAQISEIPRDDRSSITFLFMEPARQADRYPAVLYLQGSACASVTESLPYLQPFAENGIAVIAYEARGVQPEDDGSRCSPEFLAANNRQQRIDDAYSVLAQARKKYPSWDGRLVILGASEGAAIAPEVAANEAGTIGLIIMGGGGWPQSDELMLLERRRLERSGAGLEQTEAAISELRATFERIRAEPSSLTVWRGHSYQWWSSHLWTSPMEHLLRVGAPIFVAHGAKDEAVPVESADAIAVAFEAERKTGLTYKRYSELGHSWKDDKGDSHIREVGRDIHEWLCSHIADLRCP, encoded by the coding sequence ATGGCGCCACCTCTGCTGTCGATGTCCAGTCTTGTCGCAAATCGATTGCTCCTCTGGAAGTTGACCCGCATGCGGACGCGGTTTTTCGGAAACGATCGCCGACGCAGATCATGGCCCCATGGTTCCAGGCTCTCGCGGGCCGCGACGGCAGGTGCTTCGATCTGCCTCCTGCTGGCGCTGCTGGTCTCGGGCTGTGTCGCAGGCCAGCGGTCGGTTCGCGCCCAGATATCGGAGATTCCGCGGGACGATCGATCTTCGATCACTTTCCTCTTCATGGAGCCAGCCAGGCAGGCCGATCGCTACCCAGCGGTTCTCTACCTGCAGGGCTCGGCATGTGCGTCCGTCACGGAGAGCCTTCCGTACTTGCAGCCATTCGCGGAGAACGGCATCGCGGTGATCGCCTACGAAGCCCGCGGCGTACAGCCGGAGGACGATGGCAGTCGGTGTTCACCGGAGTTCCTGGCGGCGAACAACCGGCAGCAGAGGATCGACGATGCGTATTCCGTGCTGGCGCAAGCGAGGAAGAAGTACCCGTCGTGGGATGGGCGGCTCGTCATCCTGGGCGCATCGGAGGGGGCAGCCATCGCACCGGAAGTCGCGGCGAACGAAGCTGGAACGATTGGTCTGATCATCATGGGTGGTGGCGGGTGGCCGCAATCCGACGAGCTGATGCTCCTGGAGCGACGCCGTCTCGAGAGATCGGGCGCGGGCCTGGAGCAGACTGAAGCTGCGATCTCGGAGCTGCGCGCGACCTTCGAGCGTATCCGAGCGGAGCCCTCGTCCCTGACCGTGTGGAGGGGGCATAGCTACCAGTGGTGGAGCTCGCACCTCTGGACCTCACCCATGGAGCACTTGCTGCGCGTCGGTGCGCCGATCTTCGTAGCCCATGGAGCAAAGGACGAAGCCGTTCCCGTGGAATCCGCCGACGCCATCGCGGTGGCGTTCGAGGCGGAACGCAAAACAGGGCTTACCTACAAGCGCTATTCGGAGCTCGGCCATTCATGGAAGGACGACAAGGGGGATTCGCATATCCGTGAGGTGGGGCGCGATATCCACGAGTGGCTCTGCAGCCATATCGCCGATCTGCGCTGTCCGTAG
- a CDS encoding DUF3703 domain-containing protein — protein sequence MYIAKILGEEEATLGDTVTPEQLTQAQVVQVLCAKAAADLVACPTRKIGDAMNGKQKEAFELAIYTARARMRKACWDEAFAQLERAHVLGQRFVWPHVVSHWLMMRVELARRAPIAALGQVVRIALGAAGSAMGLVPMGNTGGSNVSMFQQMPIAPELQALMEDGGGEAAKG from the coding sequence GTGTACATCGCGAAGATTTTAGGTGAAGAGGAGGCCACGCTGGGCGACACCGTGACGCCGGAGCAGCTCACCCAGGCGCAGGTCGTCCAGGTGCTGTGCGCCAAGGCGGCGGCCGACCTGGTCGCTTGCCCGACTCGCAAGATAGGAGACGCCATGAATGGGAAGCAGAAGGAGGCCTTCGAACTCGCCATCTACACGGCGCGCGCACGGATGCGCAAGGCGTGCTGGGACGAGGCGTTCGCGCAGCTCGAGAGGGCGCACGTGCTGGGACAGCGCTTCGTGTGGCCGCACGTCGTGAGCCACTGGCTGATGATGCGCGTGGAGCTGGCACGCCGCGCGCCGATAGCGGCGTTGGGCCAGGTGGTGCGCATTGCCCTGGGAGCGGCCGGCTCGGCGATGGGCCTGGTGCCCATGGGCAACACTGGCGGGAGCAACGTCAGCATGTTCCAGCAGATGCCGATCGCTCCCGAGCTCCAGGCGCTCATGGAGGACGGGGGAGGGGAGGCCGCCAAAGGTTGA
- a CDS encoding AAC(3) family N-acetyltransferase yields the protein MESNRVVTRSRLVSDLRRLGLETGQVVMLHESVRAIGWVVGGPDAVLDAVLDVVGPTGTVMKLIGSEDGTYENGRLAGPGEAGLPRGVSRFFGPDHASVQRVGDLVRVPSHEAGSLPQQPSRGVVRGRRSRRRMADGGAPAPARIRPRFALERLLQAGGKVLLLGALLDAVTMLHHTEYAADLPYKRAVVYRAPVLAGGLREWVDIEELDSSDGIVKWPGGDYFGILVRDFLEAGFGRRAKVGFADSVLMDANQLHRFGRAWMERELRPYSYPSEG from the coding sequence ATGGAATCGAACCGCGTCGTGACTCGGTCGAGACTGGTTTCGGATCTTCGACGACTTGGGCTCGAGACCGGCCAGGTCGTGATGCTGCACGAATCCGTCCGGGCGATCGGGTGGGTGGTGGGCGGACCGGATGCCGTTCTCGATGCCGTGCTGGACGTCGTCGGTCCCACGGGGACCGTGATGAAGCTGATCGGCTCCGAAGACGGCACCTACGAAAATGGGCGCCTGGCCGGACCAGGTGAAGCGGGACTACCTCGAGGAGTGTCCCGCTTTTTCGGCCCGGACCACGCGAGCGTGCAGAGAGTGGGGGATCTTGTGCGAGTACCTTCGCACGAGGCCGGGAGCCTTCCGCAGCAGCCATCCCGAGGCGTCGTTCGCGGCCGTCGGTCACGCCGCCGAATGGCTGACGGCGGAGCACCCGCTCCAGCACGGATACGGCCCCGGTTCGCCCTCGAGCGGTTGCTCCAAGCCGGTGGAAAGGTGCTGTTGCTTGGCGCCCTGCTGGATGCCGTGACCATGTTGCACCATACGGAATACGCCGCCGATCTGCCCTACAAGCGCGCCGTGGTCTATCGGGCCCCGGTGCTCGCAGGCGGCTTGCGAGAATGGGTCGACATTGAGGAATTGGATTCCTCCGACGGCATCGTCAAATGGCCAGGCGGGGACTACTTCGGCATCCTTGTGCGAGACTTTCTCGAAGCGGGTTTCGGTCGCCGCGCGAAGGTCGGGTTTGCCGACTCGGTCCTCATGGATGCAAACCAACTTCACCGCTTCGGGCGAGCGTGGATGGAGCGAGAGCTCCGGCCCTACTCGTACCCCTCGGAAGGTTAG